The following are from one region of the Desertibacillus haloalkaliphilus genome:
- a CDS encoding 3-hydroxyacyl-CoA dehydrogenase family protein, with product MSLNLMILGDNHLSEVLTDKFSEIEDVQVIDSTSPLESNIDVVIETTNLDIEKKKQQLQSVERHVSASTLILTTVLGVTATEAASWLETQERLVGFATFSNLDDIDLIEITPALQTKAASVDHAKEVFARIDKETEEVEDGVGLVFPRILAMIVNESAFALAEGTASAKDIDIAMKQGTNYPLGPLEWAEKIGIDDVYAILVGLNRDLGEERYRPAPLLKKLVLAGWTGETAGQGFYSFQNRGEKEKVR from the coding sequence ATGAGTCTTAATCTGATGATTCTAGGCGACAACCATTTATCTGAGGTACTAACTGATAAATTCTCAGAGATTGAGGATGTTCAAGTGATTGATAGCACTTCCCCTTTAGAAAGCAATATTGATGTTGTCATTGAAACAACAAATCTAGATATTGAAAAGAAAAAGCAACAATTACAATCGGTTGAACGTCATGTGTCTGCAAGCACTTTGATCCTCACAACAGTATTAGGAGTAACCGCAACTGAGGCGGCTTCTTGGTTAGAAACCCAAGAACGATTGGTAGGGTTTGCGACATTTTCCAACCTTGATGACATTGATTTAATTGAAATAACTCCAGCTTTACAAACAAAAGCAGCAAGCGTTGACCACGCTAAAGAAGTATTTGCGCGGATAGACAAAGAAACGGAAGAAGTTGAAGATGGAGTTGGACTTGTTTTCCCAAGAATTTTAGCGATGATTGTAAATGAATCAGCCTTTGCACTTGCAGAAGGAACGGCTTCCGCAAAAGACATAGACATCGCGATGAAACAAGGCACAAACTATCCGTTAGGGCCATTAGAGTGGGCTGAAAAAATAGGGATCGATGACGTTTATGCCATCCTTGTTGGCTTAAATCGAGATCTTGGTGAAGAAAGGTATCGTCCCGCTCCGCTGTTGAAAAAGTTAGTGCTTGCTGGTTGGACGGGTGAAACAGCCGGACAAGGGTTTTATTCCTTTCAAAACAGGGGCGAAAAGGAGAAAGTCAGATGA
- a CDS encoding 3-hydroxyacyl-CoA dehydrogenase NAD-binding domain-containing protein: protein MNITTIGVIGSGTMGAGIAQLSAQQGFQVVLYDLNQEILTQSLTIIFKRLDRLVEKQKISDVSCTAMKESIRTTTVIADLNECQVIIEAAPEKIEIKRDIFKQLEEHCSPETIFATNTSSLSVTEIGSHVESPSRVAGMHFFNPAPLMPLVELVKGIQTSQETIDILKELATSLHKSPVICEDTPGFIVNRVARPYYNEALRVMKDQIASVEQVDNIMKKAGKFKMGPFELQDLIGIDVNFATTKTVHGSFFNESRFRPHYYQERMVQSGRLGRKAKGGFYSYES from the coding sequence ATGAATATTACGACGATTGGAGTTATTGGATCGGGGACGATGGGAGCTGGGATTGCACAATTATCAGCACAGCAAGGATTTCAAGTGGTTCTTTACGACTTAAATCAAGAGATCCTTACCCAATCCCTTACGATTATATTTAAACGCTTAGATCGGTTGGTCGAGAAACAAAAGATTTCCGATGTGTCTTGTACGGCGATGAAAGAGAGCATTCGAACAACAACGGTGATTGCAGATTTGAATGAATGTCAGGTTATCATCGAAGCTGCCCCTGAGAAAATCGAGATCAAACGAGACATTTTTAAACAGTTAGAAGAGCATTGTTCACCCGAGACCATTTTTGCGACAAATACGTCATCCTTATCGGTGACTGAAATTGGAAGCCATGTCGAATCCCCTAGTCGGGTTGCGGGAATGCACTTTTTTAATCCTGCACCTTTGATGCCGTTGGTAGAACTTGTGAAAGGTATTCAGACATCACAAGAAACCATCGACATTCTTAAGGAACTAGCGACGTCCTTACATAAAAGCCCAGTCATCTGCGAAGATACACCTGGTTTTATCGTCAATCGAGTTGCTCGACCTTATTACAACGAAGCACTCAGAGTGATGAAGGATCAAATCGCATCCGTTGAGCAAGTCGACAACATCATGAAAAAAGCTGGGAAGTTTAAGATGGGACCGTTTGAACTGCAAGACTTAATCGGAATCGACGTGAACTTCGCAACAACGAAGACCGTTCATGGCAGCTTTTTTAATGAAAGTCGTTTTCGCCCTCATTATTACCAGGAACGAATGGTTCAATCGGGGCGGTTAGGTAGAAAGGCCAAAGGGGGATTTTATAGCTATGAGTCTTAA
- a CDS encoding MBL fold metallo-hydrolase — MNIQEIRKGLYRIGIPVPFPMKYVYCYLFRSGNEAVLLDVGFNYPKAKEAWNDIFHELDLTPTQIKTIYLTHFHPDHSGLAGWMQELTGAPIYMHLIDIAMFKRVWEEDSTQSIKVGNMSLANGVPNQLSKDIVKHMDDLQKHVRPLPILTPLNDSHVVIDGDTWEVIHTPGHSDGHICFYQKDEQLLLVGDHILDKITPNISLWPESDPNPLVHYLSSLEKVRQLDVRIALSAHGDIIEDVSTRIDELIRHHQSRLDGMLGAVQKSTAYEVAKETFDYKTLTPHQWRFAMAETLAHLEYLVNDGKLTKHYVDESVNDQNEPIHYYECV; from the coding sequence TTGAACATTCAAGAGATTAGGAAAGGGTTATATCGAATCGGTATTCCTGTTCCATTTCCAATGAAGTATGTGTATTGTTACCTCTTTCGATCGGGAAACGAGGCTGTCCTTCTTGATGTTGGTTTTAATTATCCGAAAGCCAAAGAAGCTTGGAATGATATTTTTCATGAGTTAGACCTTACGCCAACACAAATTAAAACGATTTATTTAACCCATTTTCACCCCGATCACTCGGGCCTTGCCGGATGGATGCAAGAGTTAACAGGGGCGCCCATTTATATGCATCTAATCGATATCGCGATGTTTAAGAGGGTTTGGGAAGAGGATAGTACGCAATCCATAAAAGTAGGTAATATGTCACTAGCCAACGGTGTTCCGAACCAATTATCAAAAGATATTGTCAAACATATGGATGACCTTCAAAAACACGTTCGTCCGCTTCCTATATTAACACCATTAAACGATTCACACGTAGTGATCGATGGAGATACTTGGGAAGTCATTCATACACCAGGACATAGTGATGGGCATATATGCTTTTATCAAAAAGACGAGCAGTTATTACTTGTTGGCGACCATATTTTAGATAAAATCACGCCGAATATTAGTCTGTGGCCAGAGTCAGATCCAAATCCTTTGGTGCACTATCTATCTTCCTTGGAAAAAGTAAGGCAGTTAGATGTGAGAATCGCATTATCTGCTCATGGCGATATCATTGAAGACGTATCTACACGTATCGATGAGTTAATTCGTCATCATCAATCCCGTTTAGACGGCATGCTAGGTGCGGTTCAAAAGTCGACAGCCTATGAAGTAGCTAAGGAAACCTTTGACTATAAAACGTTAACACCACATCAATGGCGATTCGCAATGGCTGAAACGTTAGCCCATCTTGAATACTTAGTGAATGACGGGAAGCTTACAAAGCACTATGTTGATGAATCTGTTAATGATCAAAATGAACCAATCCATTACTATGAATGTGTCTAA